One stretch of Vicia villosa cultivar HV-30 ecotype Madison, WI unplaced genomic scaffold, Vvil1.0 ctg.001947F_1_1, whole genome shotgun sequence DNA includes these proteins:
- the LOC131637220 gene encoding putative zinc finger A20 and AN1 domain-containing stress-associated protein 8 yields MEPSLCANGCGFYGSPSNKNLCSKCFNKYVKENIAKSSENESTSSYLSKNLSTNDIYDDVEAISLNDNENMKKKKNRCKSCNKKVGLIGFECRCGDVFCGMHRYPEEHTCKGNLKNIGRQVLEKQNPLCMSDKLEHRI; encoded by the coding sequence ATGGAGCCATCGCTTTGTGCCAATGGTTGTGGATTTTATGGATCTCCTTCAAACAagaatctatgttcaaagtgTTTCAACAAATATGTCAAAGAAAATATTGCTAAATCGAGCGAGAATGAATCAACATCTTCTTATCTTTCAAAGAATCTTAGTACTAATGATATTTACGATGATGTGGAAGCTATTTCTCTCAATGACAACGAgaacatgaagaagaagaaaaataggtGCAAGAGTTGCAACAAGAAAGTGGGACTTATAGGGTTCGAGTGTCGTTGTGGAGATGTGTTTTGTGGAATGCATAGATATCCAGAAGAACATACTTGCAAAGGGAATTTAAAGAATATTGGTCGCCAagtattagaaaaacaaaaccctTTATGTATGAGTGATAAATTAGAACACCGTATCTAA